Proteins from one Planctomyces sp. SH-PL62 genomic window:
- a CDS encoding FtsK/SpoIIIE domain-containing protein has protein sequence MKARVADAELRIGQSVAEADAIYPNRLAEIKRKRDEDLKKADSHYPPRIQAHKEKYEAEAAALQERIRKEKEATKAAYDAAWAELVQTWTEGLARVGAVADEVNAEASRRFLAWDGASEVDGWEPPDEVPPALPFGRFKFELADFPHGRPTDDRLKAAGPTEFDLPALVPFPHQSSVLIKTGESGRAEANRLLQSLMLRFLTSIPPGKVRFTIFDPVGLGENFAAFMHLADYQELLVTSRIWTEARDFDQRLEDLSAHMENVIQKYLRNEFESIEAYNQHAGEVAEPFRILVVANFPSNFNETAARRLQSIVASGARCGVYALISVDPKLPMPAGLQLKDLEASCINLSWRDGKMGWRDDNFGRFPLQLDSLPEPSYYSKLMHHMGEASKNANKVEVPFDFIAPPAEKYWSWDSGKIMEVPLGRAGATKLQPLLLGRGTSQHALVAGKTGSGKSTLLHALIVNAALRYSPDQLELYLIDFKKGVEFKVYAEMELPHAKVIAVESEREFGLSVLQRLDAELKYRGDLYRDFGAQDLKGFREAKPDMVMPRILFVVDEFQEFFVEDDKVAQEVSLLLDRLVRQGRAFGVHVILGSQTLGGAYSVGRATLGQMAIRIALQCSEADAHLILSEDNSAARLLTRPGEAIYNDANGMPEGNNLFQVVWLSDKRRIEYLQDMLDLAKAQHRPPATPIVFEGNLPADTRKNALLNPLLDATEWPDEAPRYEQAWLGDAIAIKDPTVAVFRPQSGANLLIIGQGGESALAMMLMAGVAIAAQHPPKRRTGVKFYMVDGSPVDSWLAGKLGQFKDWVPHNVTNVTQRNLASSINEIARELDRRRDNPAAEEQAPIYLFIYDLQRLRELRKADDDFGFSSSGFGEEKAPSPGKQFGDILREGPSFGVHTIVWIDSVNNMNRMFDRNTLREFELRVLFQMSANDSSTVIDSPAAGKLGENRALFYSEEENRVEKFRPYSLPDPEWIAEVQAKFAARPAPFEPEAPPEPEPTDEPADEPTPPAPKENGFSSRRYDDDAPPPFPKFDEIEVPPFPKFDDPGDTPSPDDH, from the coding sequence ATGAAGGCCCGCGTCGCCGACGCCGAGCTTCGCATCGGCCAGTCGGTCGCCGAGGCCGACGCGATCTACCCCAACCGCCTCGCCGAGATCAAGCGGAAGCGCGACGAGGACCTCAAGAAGGCCGACTCCCACTACCCGCCCCGGATCCAGGCCCACAAGGAGAAATACGAGGCCGAGGCCGCCGCGCTCCAGGAGCGCATCCGCAAGGAGAAGGAGGCGACCAAGGCCGCCTACGACGCCGCCTGGGCCGAGCTGGTCCAGACCTGGACCGAGGGCCTCGCCCGCGTCGGCGCCGTCGCCGACGAGGTCAACGCCGAGGCCTCCCGCCGCTTCCTCGCCTGGGACGGCGCCTCCGAGGTCGACGGCTGGGAGCCCCCCGACGAGGTCCCCCCCGCCTTGCCCTTCGGCCGCTTCAAGTTCGAGCTGGCCGACTTCCCCCACGGCCGCCCCACCGACGACCGGCTCAAGGCCGCCGGGCCGACCGAGTTCGACCTCCCCGCCCTCGTCCCGTTCCCGCACCAGAGCTCCGTCCTGATCAAGACCGGCGAATCCGGCCGGGCCGAGGCCAACCGGCTCCTCCAGAGCCTCATGCTCCGGTTCCTCACCTCGATCCCCCCCGGCAAGGTCCGGTTCACCATCTTCGACCCCGTCGGCCTGGGCGAGAACTTCGCCGCCTTCATGCACCTGGCCGACTACCAGGAACTCCTCGTCACCAGCCGCATCTGGACCGAGGCCCGCGACTTCGACCAGCGCCTGGAGGACCTCTCCGCCCACATGGAGAACGTCATCCAGAAGTACCTGCGCAACGAGTTCGAGAGCATCGAGGCCTACAACCAGCACGCCGGCGAGGTCGCCGAGCCGTTCCGGATCCTGGTCGTCGCCAACTTCCCCAGCAACTTCAACGAGACCGCCGCGCGGCGGCTCCAGAGCATCGTCGCCAGCGGCGCCCGCTGCGGCGTCTACGCCCTGATCTCCGTCGACCCCAAGCTCCCCATGCCCGCCGGGCTCCAGCTCAAGGACCTGGAGGCCAGCTGCATCAACCTGAGCTGGCGCGACGGCAAGATGGGCTGGCGCGACGACAACTTCGGCCGCTTCCCGCTCCAGCTCGACTCGCTCCCCGAGCCGTCCTACTACAGCAAGCTCATGCACCACATGGGCGAGGCGTCCAAGAACGCCAACAAGGTCGAGGTCCCGTTCGACTTCATCGCCCCGCCCGCGGAGAAGTACTGGAGCTGGGACAGCGGCAAGATCATGGAAGTCCCCCTCGGCCGCGCCGGGGCCACCAAGCTCCAGCCCCTCCTCCTGGGCCGGGGGACCTCGCAGCACGCCCTCGTCGCCGGCAAGACGGGCTCGGGCAAGTCCACCTTGCTCCACGCCCTGATCGTCAACGCGGCCCTTCGCTACAGCCCGGACCAGCTCGAGCTGTACCTGATCGACTTCAAGAAGGGGGTCGAGTTCAAGGTCTACGCCGAGATGGAACTCCCCCACGCCAAGGTCATCGCCGTCGAGTCCGAGCGCGAGTTCGGCCTGAGCGTGCTCCAGCGGCTCGACGCCGAGCTGAAGTACCGCGGCGACCTCTACCGCGACTTCGGCGCCCAGGACCTGAAGGGCTTCCGCGAAGCCAAGCCCGACATGGTCATGCCCCGCATCCTGTTCGTCGTCGACGAGTTCCAGGAGTTCTTCGTCGAGGACGACAAGGTCGCCCAGGAGGTGTCGCTGCTGCTCGACCGCCTGGTCCGCCAGGGTCGAGCCTTCGGCGTCCACGTCATCCTCGGCTCGCAGACCCTCGGCGGCGCCTACTCGGTCGGCCGGGCGACCCTGGGCCAGATGGCCATCCGCATCGCCCTGCAATGCTCCGAGGCCGACGCCCACCTGATCCTCAGCGAGGACAACAGCGCCGCCAGGCTGCTGACCCGCCCCGGCGAGGCGATCTACAACGACGCCAACGGCATGCCCGAGGGCAACAACCTGTTCCAGGTCGTCTGGCTCTCCGACAAGCGCCGGATCGAGTACCTCCAGGACATGCTCGACCTGGCCAAGGCCCAGCACCGGCCCCCGGCCACGCCCATCGTCTTCGAAGGCAACCTGCCGGCCGACACCCGCAAGAACGCCCTGCTCAACCCCCTCCTCGACGCGACCGAATGGCCGGACGAGGCCCCGCGGTACGAGCAGGCCTGGCTCGGCGACGCCATCGCGATCAAGGACCCGACCGTCGCCGTCTTCCGCCCGCAGTCCGGCGCCAACCTCCTGATCATCGGCCAGGGGGGCGAATCCGCCCTGGCGATGATGCTCATGGCCGGCGTCGCCATCGCCGCCCAGCACCCCCCCAAGCGGCGCACCGGCGTGAAGTTCTACATGGTGGACGGCTCCCCCGTCGACTCGTGGCTGGCGGGCAAGCTCGGCCAGTTCAAGGACTGGGTCCCCCACAACGTCACCAACGTCACCCAGCGCAACCTGGCCTCGTCCATCAACGAGATCGCCCGCGAGCTGGACCGACGCCGCGACAACCCGGCCGCCGAGGAGCAGGCGCCGATCTACCTGTTCATCTACGACCTCCAGCGGCTCCGCGAGCTTCGCAAGGCGGACGACGACTTCGGCTTCTCCTCCTCCGGCTTCGGCGAGGAGAAGGCCCCGTCCCCCGGCAAGCAATTCGGCGACATCCTCCGCGAAGGCCCGAGCTTCGGCGTCCACACCATCGTCTGGATCGACAGCGTCAACAACATGAACCGGATGTTCGACCGCAACACCCTCCGCGAATTCGAACTCCGCGTCCTCTTCCAGATGAGCGCCAACGACTCCAGCACCGTCATCGACTCGCCCGCCGCCGGCAAGCTCGGCGAGAACCGGGCCCTCTTCTACAGCGAAGAGGAGAACCGCGTCGAGAAGTTCCGCCCCTACAGCCTCCCCGACCCCGAGTGGATCGCCGAGGTCCAGGCCAAATTCGCCGCCCGCCCCGCCCCCTTCGAGCCCGAGGCCCCGCCCGAGCCCGAACCGACCGACGAGCCGGCCGACGAGCCCACGCCCCCCGCCCCCAAGGAGAACGGCTTCAGCAGCCGCCGCTACGACGACGACGCCCCTCCGCCGTTCCCCAAGTTCGACGAGATCGAGGTGCCGCCGTTCCCCAAGTTCGACGACCCCGGCGACACGCCCTCGCCCGACGACCACTGA
- a CDS encoding class I SAM-dependent methyltransferase, producing the protein MTFYANDAVRSTQDRRVRSPDASDAEFAVLSSDAGLALIAQAQAVKSPGPSDLARWRKAHDQESVAAALRLAEARRKATPKFSRGDRMWLDPVGLEQATAEAVAVHKARRFEADAVVDLCSGIGGDAVALAGRSRVLAVDLDLGMCRRVAWNADVYDRGDRVQPCRASAETLPIPPGAWVHIDPDRRASKRGRAVDAEGYAPGPEFLHALMTRAPGGAIKLGPASDFARFAEEFDCEVEIISLGGEAKEATVWFGAAASCRRRATKLPEGTTWTDRLGDQPWSEYPIVAPIGRWLYDPDPALSRSGLLDSFARAHGLGRLAADLPYLTSEDFLATPWLEAFEIQSVHPLDLKRLRKLIDAERLGPVSVKHRTTDLKPETLRPLLRHHGDSPTVLFLTGGAGPGRAIVTHKAAALRTGGSPDSTAG; encoded by the coding sequence ATGACATTCTACGCAAACGACGCCGTACGCTCGACCCAGGATCGCCGCGTCCGTTCCCCGGACGCCTCCGACGCCGAGTTCGCGGTGCTCTCCAGCGACGCCGGGCTCGCCCTGATCGCCCAGGCCCAGGCCGTCAAGTCCCCCGGCCCGTCCGACCTGGCCCGCTGGCGCAAGGCCCACGACCAGGAGTCGGTCGCGGCGGCGCTCCGGCTGGCCGAGGCCCGTCGCAAGGCGACGCCCAAGTTCTCGCGGGGCGACCGGATGTGGCTCGACCCCGTGGGCCTGGAGCAGGCGACGGCCGAGGCGGTCGCGGTCCACAAGGCCCGCCGGTTCGAGGCCGACGCGGTCGTCGACCTCTGCTCCGGCATCGGCGGCGACGCCGTCGCGCTGGCGGGACGCTCGCGGGTGCTGGCCGTCGACCTCGACCTGGGGATGTGCCGCCGGGTCGCCTGGAACGCCGACGTCTACGACCGGGGCGACCGCGTCCAGCCCTGCCGCGCCTCGGCCGAGACCTTGCCGATCCCGCCGGGCGCCTGGGTCCACATCGACCCCGATCGGAGGGCCTCCAAGCGGGGCCGGGCCGTCGACGCCGAAGGCTACGCCCCCGGCCCGGAGTTCCTCCACGCCCTGATGACCCGCGCCCCCGGCGGTGCGATCAAGCTCGGCCCGGCGAGCGACTTCGCCCGGTTCGCCGAGGAGTTCGATTGCGAGGTGGAGATCATCAGCCTGGGGGGCGAGGCCAAGGAGGCCACCGTGTGGTTCGGCGCGGCCGCCTCGTGCCGCCGCCGCGCGACGAAGCTGCCCGAAGGAACCACCTGGACCGATCGCCTGGGCGACCAGCCCTGGAGCGAATACCCGATCGTCGCCCCGATCGGCCGATGGCTCTACGACCCCGACCCCGCCCTCTCGCGATCCGGCCTCCTGGATTCCTTCGCCCGCGCCCACGGCCTGGGCCGCCTCGCCGCCGACCTCCCCTACCTGACCTCCGAGGACTTCCTCGCCACCCCCTGGCTCGAAGCGTTCGAGATCCAGAGCGTCCACCCCCTGGACCTGAAGCGGCTGCGAAAGCTGATCGACGCCGAGCGCCTCGGCCCCGTCTCCGTGAAGCACCGGACGACCGACCTCAAGCCCGAAACCCTCCGCCCCCTGCTCCGCCACCACGGCGACTCCCCCACCGTCCTCTTCCTCACCGGCGGCGCCGGCCCGGGGCGAGCGATCGTGACGCATAAGGCGGCGGCGCTCAGAACAGGCGGCTCTCCGGATAGCACCGCCGGATGA
- a CDS encoding tRNA dihydrouridine synthase gives MSLPPLYPPVPPIAREPLQIGGVAIPSRFFLAPLAGYTSLAFRLAVREQGGLGLATTDLVNARSLIEKRRRALELAETSEADKPLSIQIYGQVAAEMEQAARYVATHGATIVDINMGCPVRKVVRIGGGSALMGQTELAVELVSAVVNAAGVPVTVKMRLGWDEESLSAPGLARAFEQIGVAAVIVHGRTRAQGFSGSVNRQGIKAVVDAVDSMPIVANGDVRSIADAASMIADTGCAAVSIGRGALANPFFFRQLDCWVRTGEPGPDPTFEERLDFMSVHFHGLLERRGEHYACLQFRKILKWYYHFTRMPKKFYLELINLRSSAVFDQAVEAIRSEGPSAPLPGHFEAHVPVPSGPIESW, from the coding sequence TTGAGCCTTCCGCCATTGTACCCGCCGGTCCCGCCGATCGCCCGCGAACCGCTCCAGATCGGCGGCGTCGCGATCCCCTCGCGGTTCTTCCTCGCCCCGCTGGCCGGGTACACGAGCCTGGCCTTCCGGCTGGCCGTGCGCGAGCAGGGGGGCCTCGGCCTGGCGACGACCGACCTGGTCAACGCCCGCTCGCTGATCGAGAAGCGTCGACGCGCCCTGGAGCTGGCCGAGACCAGCGAGGCCGACAAGCCGCTCTCGATCCAGATCTACGGCCAGGTCGCCGCCGAGATGGAGCAGGCCGCGCGGTACGTCGCGACCCACGGGGCGACGATCGTCGATATCAACATGGGCTGTCCGGTCCGCAAGGTCGTGCGGATCGGCGGCGGCTCGGCCCTGATGGGCCAGACGGAACTGGCCGTGGAGCTGGTCTCGGCCGTGGTGAACGCCGCCGGCGTCCCGGTGACGGTCAAGATGCGGCTGGGGTGGGACGAGGAGTCTCTGTCGGCCCCCGGCCTGGCGCGGGCCTTCGAGCAGATCGGCGTGGCGGCGGTGATCGTCCACGGCCGGACGCGGGCCCAGGGCTTCTCGGGGAGCGTGAATCGGCAGGGGATCAAGGCGGTGGTCGACGCCGTGGATTCGATGCCGATCGTGGCCAACGGCGACGTCCGCTCGATCGCCGACGCCGCCTCGATGATCGCCGACACCGGCTGCGCCGCCGTCTCGATCGGCCGCGGCGCCCTGGCGAACCCGTTCTTCTTCCGCCAGCTCGACTGCTGGGTCCGCACCGGCGAGCCCGGCCCCGACCCGACGTTCGAGGAGCGGCTCGACTTCATGAGCGTCCACTTCCACGGCCTGCTGGAGCGTCGCGGCGAGCACTACGCCTGCTTGCAGTTCCGCAAGATCCTCAAGTGGTACTACCACTTCACCCGGATGCCCAAGAAGTTCTACCTGGAGCTGATCAACCTCCGCTCCTCGGCGGTCTTCGACCAGGCCGTCGAAGCCATCCGGTCCGAAGGCCCCAGCGCCCCGCTCCCCGGCCATTTCGAGGCCCACGTCCCGGTCCCCTCCGGGCCGATCGAGTCGTGGTAG